The genomic region GGGGAAAACCACGTTCTACACGCACCTTGAGCTGCTCAAATCTCCTTTTTCCGCTCCTGGACGGCAGAAAGACCAACCCGTCAGGTACTGAGGCGGTTCCCCTGTAAAGGGACGGGAGACCTGAGCGCTTCGGCCCGGGTCCCTCGTCATGACAACTGCCCTCAGATCACGAATTCGCCCGCACGCATCACGGCTTCGCGGCTGCCGTCTTTGGTGATGCCGTCCACGTCCATCTCCGCGCTGCCGATCATCCAGTCCACGTGGGTGAGCGAATCGTTGCCGCCCACCGCCGCAAATTGTTCGGGCGTCATATCCACGCCGCCCCGGACGTTAAAGCGGTAGGCGCTGCCGATCGCAATGTGCGACGCGGCGTTCTCATCGTAAAGGGTGTTGTAGAAAAACAGCCCCGAGCGGCTGATCGGGCTCGAATGCGGCACGAGCGCGACCTCGCCGAGGCGGTGACTGCCCTCGTCGGTAGCGATCATCTTGAGCAGCGCTTCCTCGCCGGTCCTCGCGCTCGCCTTCACGACGCGCCCGCCGCTGAACTCGATGCGGATGCCGTCAATCAGCACGCCGCTGTACGAAAGTGGCTTGGTGCTCACCACGACCCCGTCGACCCGCTCGCGGTGCGGGGCGGTCCACACCTCCTCGGTGGGAATGTTGGCGGTGAAGGTGATGCCGCCCGGGGTATCGGCGGCCCCGCCTCCCCAGACGTGGTCGTCGGCGAGACCCACGGTGAGGTCGGTCTCGCCGCCCCGGAAGTGCAGCGCGGCGTAGCCTTTGCCGGTTAGCGTGTCGCGGCGGCGCTTCAGACTTGCCAGGTGCTCCTGCCACGCGCCCACCGGGTCCGGCAAGTCGGCGCGGGTGGCGGCGAAGATCGCGTCCCATTGCTGCTCCACGGCCTGCTCGCTGCCCGCGTCCGGAAACATCAGGCTGGCCCAACCGGGAATCGGGGCACTGATCAGGTTCCAGTTCAGCCGGTTGGTCATCACCTGCAGCGAGTAGGGCTTGCGGTAGGTGGCCCACGCTTTCTGGTAGGTCGCCACCCGCGTCGGGTCCACGCCCGCAAGCAGGTTGGGGTTGGTCGCGCGAATGGCAATCACGGCGCCGCCGGCTTCCACCGTTTCGAGTTCGGCGTCCACCCGCCACTCGC from Deinococcus reticulitermitis harbors:
- a CDS encoding aminopeptidase; translated protein: MTASSLTFEQKLQNYARLAVRVGLGVKEGQRVLVQAPVDTAPLARLVVREAYAAGASFVDVRWDDDDVQLARFELAPDGTFDQISEWRVDAELETVEAGGAVIAIRATNPNLLAGVDPTRVATYQKAWATYRKPYSLQVMTNRLNWNLISAPIPGWASLMFPDAGSEQAVEQQWDAIFAATRADLPDPVGAWQEHLASLKRRRDTLTGKGYAALHFRGGETDLTVGLADDHVWGGGAADTPGGITFTANIPTEEVWTAPHRERVDGVVVSTKPLSYSGVLIDGIRIEFSGGRVVKASARTGEEALLKMIATDEGSHRLGEVALVPHSSPISRSGLFFYNTLYDENAASHIAIGSAYRFNVRGGVDMTPEQFAAVGGNDSLTHVDWMIGSAEMDVDGITKDGSREAVMRAGEFVI